A portion of the Oncorhynchus gorbuscha isolate QuinsamMale2020 ecotype Even-year linkage group LG19, OgorEven_v1.0, whole genome shotgun sequence genome contains these proteins:
- the LOC124005993 gene encoding flocculation protein FLO11-like isoform X1: MWSVFFFFLSYLDRNFVKGEFPNYSLDAEKQSKDVFFMLNSTFCAKMSDMGGNCFYQVSDGIEEVRSVRDPAGKLVDCSVTINQMQVKSFMHVCRLGLKHQRNNPGDMEFSFTDMAEAKYNCQAFQRTSKRTTATTERIAAPTAHTSKETRENSVQEDGKQVIRRSKRGFTYPGTLWCGAGNMADNYDHLGEFTATDSCCRVHDFCPYVIHAFSSKYGYTNFKWHPLSHCDCDNALKECLRKVNDTSSRVVGQAFFNVIEVPCFQFIYEEQCVERHWYGVRRYPRAISSLVIPTWAIESRNVLPVVVVKGCKRYDTLLVAVPRESILYDFGGIDVIDVLTVAPLVQKETKKTGIEQDNPESTTQSTVSGSQTTGPEEPSLSNMVTAAEDFIKFLATVSTSQGSATDTTKGETQTSEKKKRKNTAGKHKKNNKKRKGKGKGRKRKQKINSVSKGAEEGTMVSPTKAAEAVNKSNFVNGPENVDQLNRNVNRFSDGEVDRGGKEELSNDVMRDEPHVDEESAADASVTSVTAVKKEQTMLEIPALMDPTEAASLSATTGTPIVTTQKTKRKRSRKGEGRKKQSNVTPTVTPKGVAHHTAITQVLPTSTTESSGTPTVTTSTAIISADQSVQQRLENHSERGPVTTTAGTPIVTFIKSKRHRSKERKERNKRRKITSTLLMVPVTFRNLTEEDFAVITTESTSAPAVTTITTVSTAGQPVSHRPESHNEKRSNTTTTVSSTLSETKRHRPKEREGRKMRGKIIPPLLAAGTSLQNPTEDALRTVTTGSTGVLNIPTTTTVVAAEQAETLAPQSIGSHSEKGLLTTTASVPVVTGRRQRSKEREGRNKSKKEAITTVVKDEVPIRNENETKFEKIMTNISLTPSVSAISSKVDEVGELNLQESENYREQALFPVQTSTPTVSPINSTVQKIGERLGRKKRRKPPQ; encoded by the exons ATGTGGTCGgtattttttttctttctgtcttATCTGGACAGAAACTTTGTCAAAGGAGAATTCCCCAATTATTCCCTAGatgcagagaaacagagtaaagatgtgtttttcatgctcaacagcaCATTCTGTGCCAAAATGTCAGACATGGGGGGAAATTGCTTTTACCAAGTGTCAGACGGAATTGAGGAGGTGCGCTCCGTGCGTGACCCGGCAGGTAAACTGGTGGATTGCTCAGTAACCATCAACCAGATGCAGGTGAAGTCGTTCATGCATGTGTGCAGATTAGGACTGAAGCACCAGAGAAATAACCCAGGAGATATGGAGTTTAGTTTTACAGACATGGCAGAAGCCAAATACAACTGTCAAGCGTTCCAAAGGACATCAAAGCGCACGACGGCCACCACGGAGAGGATAGCCGCGCCAACAGCACATACATCGAAGGAGACGAGAGAGAATTCTGTCCAGGAGGATGGCAAGCAGGTGATACGGAGATCCAAGCGAGGATTCACTTATCCTGGAACCCTGTGGTGTGGAGCTGGCAACATGGCTGATAATTACGACCATTTGG GAGAGTTCACAGCGACTGACAGTTGTTGCCGCGTTCATGACTTCTGCCCCTACGTCATCCATGCGTTTTCCTCAAAGTACGGCTATACCAATTTCAAGTGGCATCCTCTTAGTCACTGTGACTGCGATAATGC GTTGAAGGAGTGTCTGAGGAAAGTCAATGACACCTCCtccagggtggttggtcaggctTTCTTCAATGTCATTGAGGTGCCCTGTTTCCAGTTCATATATGAAGAGCAATGTGTGGAGCGCCACTGGTATGGCGT acgcaggtacccacgtgccatttcctcattggttatacccacgtgggcgATTGAAAGTCGAAATGTTTTGCCGGTAGTCGTGGTAAAAGG GTGTAAAAGGTATGACACGCTCCTGGTTGCAGTGCCCAGAGAGTCCATCCTGTATGATTTCGGAGGCATTGACGTTATTGATGTGCTGACTGTGGCTCCTCTGgtacagaaagagacaaagaaAACAGGCATAGAGCAGGACAATCCTGAAAGCACAACACAGTCCACTGTGTCCGGCTCCCAGACCACTGGCCCCGAGGAGCCCTCTCTCAGCAACATGGTCACCGCAGCTGAAGACTTCATCAAATTTCTGGCCACCGTCTCCACCTCTCAGGGCTCGGCTACAGACACCACCAAAGGAGAGACACAGAcctcagagaagaagaagaggaagaacactGCAGGGAAACATAAGAAAAATAACAagaagaggaaagggaaaggaaaagggagaaagaggaagcagAAAATCAACTCAGTCTCAAAAGGAGCAGAGGAAGGGACAATGGTTAGTCCTACCAAAGCAGCAGAAGCTGTCAACAAGAGTAACTTTGTGAATGGGCCTGAGAATGTTGACCAGTTGAACAGAAATGTCAACCGTTTCAGTGATGGTGAAGTAGATCGTGGAGGGAAAGAGGAGCTTTCTAATGATGTCATGAGAGATGAACCACATGTAGATGAAGAAAGTGCTGCAGATGCCTCTGTCACCTCAGTCACTGCTGTCAAGAAGGAGCAGACAATGCTGGAAATCCCGGCTCTGATGGATCCCACAGAGGCAGCGTCTCTCTCTGCAACCACTGGCACACCCATTGTGACCACACAGAAAACCAAAAGGAAGAGATCAAGAAAGGGGGAAGGGAGAAAAAAACAGAGCAACGTAACGCCAACTGTCACCCCTAAAGGAGTTGCACACCATACCGCCATTACACAGGTCCTCCCAACTTCCACAACAGAGAGCTCTGGCACCCCGACCGTCACTACCAGCACTGCCATAATCTCTGCAGATCAGTCTGTGCAACAAAGGTTAGAGAACCACAGTGAAAGGGGCCCTGTTACGACTACTGCCGGCACCCCCATTGTGACTTTTATCAAAAGCAAAAGGCACAGGTcaaaggagagaaaggaaagaaatAAAAGGAGGAAAATCACTTCCACTCTTCTCATGGTGCCTGTTACTTTCAGAAACCTCACTGAAGAGGATTTTGCAGTGATCACTACTGAGAGCACAAGTGCTCCAGCcgtcaccaccatcactactgtTAGCACTGCAGGGCAGCCAGTATCACACAGACCAGAAAGTCACAATGAGAAGAGGTCCAATACCACTACGACTGTAAGCTCGACTTTGAGTGAGACCAAAAGGCACAggccgaaagagagagagggaagaaagatgaGGGGGAAAATCATACCACCTCTTTTGGCTGCGGGAACATCTCTGCAGAATCCCACTGAAGATGCCCTTCGTACAGTCACTACTGGCAGCACTGGTGTACTGAACATCcccacaaccaccactgtagTCGCTGCAGAGCAGGCAGAGACACTAGCACCACAGAGCATAGGGAGTCACAGTGAAAAGGGACTTCTCACCACAACAGCCAGCGTCCCCGTTGTGACTGGGAGAAGACAACGCTcaaaagagagggagggtagaaataaaagtaaaaaagaGGCCATAACCACTGTTGTCAAGGATGAGGTTCCCATCCGTAATGAGAATGAAACTAAATTTGAAAAAATAATGACAAATATAAGTCTGACACCCTCAGTGTCAGCAATTTCATCCAAAGTTGACGAAGTAGGAGAGTTGAATCTACAGGAATCTGAGAACTACAGAGAACAGGCCCTCTTCCCTGTGCAGACCAGCACACCCACTGTAAGTCCAATAAATTCCACTGTCCAGAAAATAGGAGAGAGACTAGGTAGAAAGAAAAGGAGAAAACCACCACAATGA
- the LOC124005993 gene encoding flocculation protein FLO11-like isoform X2 → MWSVFFFFLSYLDRNFVKGEFPNYSLDAEKQSKDVFFMLNSTFCAKMSDMGGNCFYQVSDGIEEVRSVRDPAGKLVDCSVTINQMQVKSFMHVCRLGLKHQRNNPGDMEFSFTDMAEAKYNCQAFQRTSKRTTATTERIAAPTAHTSKETRENSVQEDGKQVIRRSKRGFTYPGTLWCGAGNMADNYDHLGEFTATDSCCRVHDFCPYVIHAFSSKYGYTNFKWHPLSHCDCDNALKECLRKVNDTSSRVVGQAFFNVIEVPCFQFIYEEQCVERHWYGVCKRYDTLLVAVPRESILYDFGGIDVIDVLTVAPLVQKETKKTGIEQDNPESTTQSTVSGSQTTGPEEPSLSNMVTAAEDFIKFLATVSTSQGSATDTTKGETQTSEKKKRKNTAGKHKKNNKKRKGKGKGRKRKQKINSVSKGAEEGTMVSPTKAAEAVNKSNFVNGPENVDQLNRNVNRFSDGEVDRGGKEELSNDVMRDEPHVDEESAADASVTSVTAVKKEQTMLEIPALMDPTEAASLSATTGTPIVTTQKTKRKRSRKGEGRKKQSNVTPTVTPKGVAHHTAITQVLPTSTTESSGTPTVTTSTAIISADQSVQQRLENHSERGPVTTTAGTPIVTFIKSKRHRSKERKERNKRRKITSTLLMVPVTFRNLTEEDFAVITTESTSAPAVTTITTVSTAGQPVSHRPESHNEKRSNTTTTVSSTLSETKRHRPKEREGRKMRGKIIPPLLAAGTSLQNPTEDALRTVTTGSTGVLNIPTTTTVVAAEQAETLAPQSIGSHSEKGLLTTTASVPVVTGRRQRSKEREGRNKSKKEAITTVVKDEVPIRNENETKFEKIMTNISLTPSVSAISSKVDEVGELNLQESENYREQALFPVQTSTPTVSPINSTVQKIGERLGRKKRRKPPQ, encoded by the exons ATGTGGTCGgtattttttttctttctgtcttATCTGGACAGAAACTTTGTCAAAGGAGAATTCCCCAATTATTCCCTAGatgcagagaaacagagtaaagatgtgtttttcatgctcaacagcaCATTCTGTGCCAAAATGTCAGACATGGGGGGAAATTGCTTTTACCAAGTGTCAGACGGAATTGAGGAGGTGCGCTCCGTGCGTGACCCGGCAGGTAAACTGGTGGATTGCTCAGTAACCATCAACCAGATGCAGGTGAAGTCGTTCATGCATGTGTGCAGATTAGGACTGAAGCACCAGAGAAATAACCCAGGAGATATGGAGTTTAGTTTTACAGACATGGCAGAAGCCAAATACAACTGTCAAGCGTTCCAAAGGACATCAAAGCGCACGACGGCCACCACGGAGAGGATAGCCGCGCCAACAGCACATACATCGAAGGAGACGAGAGAGAATTCTGTCCAGGAGGATGGCAAGCAGGTGATACGGAGATCCAAGCGAGGATTCACTTATCCTGGAACCCTGTGGTGTGGAGCTGGCAACATGGCTGATAATTACGACCATTTGG GAGAGTTCACAGCGACTGACAGTTGTTGCCGCGTTCATGACTTCTGCCCCTACGTCATCCATGCGTTTTCCTCAAAGTACGGCTATACCAATTTCAAGTGGCATCCTCTTAGTCACTGTGACTGCGATAATGC GTTGAAGGAGTGTCTGAGGAAAGTCAATGACACCTCCtccagggtggttggtcaggctTTCTTCAATGTCATTGAGGTGCCCTGTTTCCAGTTCATATATGAAGAGCAATGTGTGGAGCGCCACTGGTATGGCGT GTGTAAAAGGTATGACACGCTCCTGGTTGCAGTGCCCAGAGAGTCCATCCTGTATGATTTCGGAGGCATTGACGTTATTGATGTGCTGACTGTGGCTCCTCTGgtacagaaagagacaaagaaAACAGGCATAGAGCAGGACAATCCTGAAAGCACAACACAGTCCACTGTGTCCGGCTCCCAGACCACTGGCCCCGAGGAGCCCTCTCTCAGCAACATGGTCACCGCAGCTGAAGACTTCATCAAATTTCTGGCCACCGTCTCCACCTCTCAGGGCTCGGCTACAGACACCACCAAAGGAGAGACACAGAcctcagagaagaagaagaggaagaacactGCAGGGAAACATAAGAAAAATAACAagaagaggaaagggaaaggaaaagggagaaagaggaagcagAAAATCAACTCAGTCTCAAAAGGAGCAGAGGAAGGGACAATGGTTAGTCCTACCAAAGCAGCAGAAGCTGTCAACAAGAGTAACTTTGTGAATGGGCCTGAGAATGTTGACCAGTTGAACAGAAATGTCAACCGTTTCAGTGATGGTGAAGTAGATCGTGGAGGGAAAGAGGAGCTTTCTAATGATGTCATGAGAGATGAACCACATGTAGATGAAGAAAGTGCTGCAGATGCCTCTGTCACCTCAGTCACTGCTGTCAAGAAGGAGCAGACAATGCTGGAAATCCCGGCTCTGATGGATCCCACAGAGGCAGCGTCTCTCTCTGCAACCACTGGCACACCCATTGTGACCACACAGAAAACCAAAAGGAAGAGATCAAGAAAGGGGGAAGGGAGAAAAAAACAGAGCAACGTAACGCCAACTGTCACCCCTAAAGGAGTTGCACACCATACCGCCATTACACAGGTCCTCCCAACTTCCACAACAGAGAGCTCTGGCACCCCGACCGTCACTACCAGCACTGCCATAATCTCTGCAGATCAGTCTGTGCAACAAAGGTTAGAGAACCACAGTGAAAGGGGCCCTGTTACGACTACTGCCGGCACCCCCATTGTGACTTTTATCAAAAGCAAAAGGCACAGGTcaaaggagagaaaggaaagaaatAAAAGGAGGAAAATCACTTCCACTCTTCTCATGGTGCCTGTTACTTTCAGAAACCTCACTGAAGAGGATTTTGCAGTGATCACTACTGAGAGCACAAGTGCTCCAGCcgtcaccaccatcactactgtTAGCACTGCAGGGCAGCCAGTATCACACAGACCAGAAAGTCACAATGAGAAGAGGTCCAATACCACTACGACTGTAAGCTCGACTTTGAGTGAGACCAAAAGGCACAggccgaaagagagagagggaagaaagatgaGGGGGAAAATCATACCACCTCTTTTGGCTGCGGGAACATCTCTGCAGAATCCCACTGAAGATGCCCTTCGTACAGTCACTACTGGCAGCACTGGTGTACTGAACATCcccacaaccaccactgtagTCGCTGCAGAGCAGGCAGAGACACTAGCACCACAGAGCATAGGGAGTCACAGTGAAAAGGGACTTCTCACCACAACAGCCAGCGTCCCCGTTGTGACTGGGAGAAGACAACGCTcaaaagagagggagggtagaaataaaagtaaaaaagaGGCCATAACCACTGTTGTCAAGGATGAGGTTCCCATCCGTAATGAGAATGAAACTAAATTTGAAAAAATAATGACAAATATAAGTCTGACACCCTCAGTGTCAGCAATTTCATCCAAAGTTGACGAAGTAGGAGAGTTGAATCTACAGGAATCTGAGAACTACAGAGAACAGGCCCTCTTCCCTGTGCAGACCAGCACACCCACTGTAAGTCCAATAAATTCCACTGTCCAGAAAATAGGAGAGAGACTAGGTAGAAAGAAAAGGAGAAAACCACCACAATGA
- the zgc:174895 gene encoding adenine phosphoribosyltransferase, translated as MDALAAPTDRGKGWYLSLIAPNTKGPTFAWLDSSRLYCNSQALSDCVKDLLYPFQKEAIDLVVCIDAMGFILGSAVATTLGKGFLAICKAGHLHIQTQSQEYSDYSDREKMVEVRLDVLRPGDWSVSVLQVLIVDQWIETVGTMKAAIKLVERQGATVVGVAAVAIENSEGVTSPMIATVSTGSWLRSPT; from the exons ATGGACGCTTTGGCTGCTCCAACGGACAGGGGGAAAGGCTGGTACCTTTCCCTAATAGCACCAAACACCAAAGGACCAACTTTTGCCTGGTTGGACTCATCAAGACTCTACTGTAATTcccag GCCCTGTCAGATTGTGTGAAGGACCTTCTCTATCCATTCCAGAAGGAGGCCATTGacctggtagtgtgtatagatgcaATGGGATTCATCCTCG GATCGGCTGTGGCCACCACCCTTGGAAAGGGCTTTCTGGCTATCTGCAAAGCAGGACACCTGCACATACAAACCCAGAGCCAAGAGTACAGTGACtactcagacagagagaagatggtGGAGGTTCGCCTGGATGTGTTAAGGCCAGGTGA tTGGTCTGTCTCTGTGCTTCAGGTGCTGATAGTGGACCAGTGGATAGAGACCGTAGGAACCATGAAGGCTGCTATCAAACTGGTGGAGCGACAGGGAGCGACTGTTGTAG gtgttgctgctgtggcCATTGAGAACAGCGAGGGAGTGACCAGTCCCATGatcgccacggtaagcacggggagttggctcaggtctccaacctga
- the LOC124006383 gene encoding ras-related protein Rab-34-like isoform X2, whose protein sequence is MSVRMPSMSVLPPVRRDRIIAQLPQFYSKKAAVHTKDEFNSKVKTACQEQRTGTVGFKIAKVIVVGDLAVGKTCLINRFCKDAFDKNYKATIGVDFEMERFEVLGVPFSLQLWDTAGQERFKCIASTYYRGAQTIVIVFDVNDVASLGHARQWLDDALKENDPTNVQLFLVGTKKDLSSPAQYSQIEQDAIELAEEIKAEYWALSSLTGENVREFFFRIASLAFEANVLAELEKSGSRHIGDVIKINSNSNNVYATSKKKQSNCCQ, encoded by the exons ATGTCTGTCCGGATGCCATCCATGAGTGTGCTGCCTCCTGTTCGAAGGGACCGCATCATTGCCCAGCTTCCTCAG TTTTACAGTAAGAAGGCTGCTGTGCACACTAAAGATGAGTTCAACTCCAAAGTGAAGACTGCCTGCCAGGAGCAACGCACTGGCACAGTAGG GTTTAAAATTGCTAAGGTCATAGTGGTTGGTGACCTGGCTGTGGGAAAAACATGTCTGATTAATAG GTTTTGCAAGGATGCATTTGACAAGAACTACAAGGCGACCATTGGTGTTGACTTTGAGATGGAGCGGTTTGAAGTGTTGGGGGTGCCTTTCAGCTTACAGTT GTGGGACACTGCAGGGCAGGAGAGGTTCAAGTGTATTGCTTCCACATACTACAGGGGAGCTCAGA CTATTGTTATTGTGTTCGATGTAAATGATGTGGCATCTTTGGGCCATGCAAG GCAGTGGCTTGACGATGCCTTGAAGGAGAATGATCCTACCAATGTGCAGCTTTTCCTGGTGGGCACAAAGAAAGACCTAAGT TCTCCTGCTCAGTACTCTCAGATTGAACAGGATGCCATCGAACTGGCTGAGGAAATCAAAGCAGAATATTGGGCCTTGTCATCATTGACTG GGGAAAATGTGAGGGAGTTTTTCTTCCGTATTGCATCTTTGGCATTTGAGGCCAACGTTCTGGCAGAGCTAGAGAAGAGTGGATCAAGGCACATTGGGGACGTTATCA AAATTAACAGTAATTCAAACAACGTGTATGCAACATCAAAGAAGAAACAGTCAAACTGTTGTCAATGA
- the LOC124006383 gene encoding ras-related protein Rab-34-like isoform X1 produces MSVRMPSMSVLPPVRRDRIIAQLPQFYSKKAAVHTKDEFNSKVKTACQEQRTGTVGRFKIAKVIVVGDLAVGKTCLINRFCKDAFDKNYKATIGVDFEMERFEVLGVPFSLQLWDTAGQERFKCIASTYYRGAQTIVIVFDVNDVASLGHARQWLDDALKENDPTNVQLFLVGTKKDLSSPAQYSQIEQDAIELAEEIKAEYWALSSLTGENVREFFFRIASLAFEANVLAELEKSGSRHIGDVIKINSNSNNVYATSKKKQSNCCQ; encoded by the exons ATGTCTGTCCGGATGCCATCCATGAGTGTGCTGCCTCCTGTTCGAAGGGACCGCATCATTGCCCAGCTTCCTCAG TTTTACAGTAAGAAGGCTGCTGTGCACACTAAAGATGAGTTCAACTCCAAAGTGAAGACTGCCTGCCAGGAGCAACGCACTGGCACAGTAGG tAGGTTTAAAATTGCTAAGGTCATAGTGGTTGGTGACCTGGCTGTGGGAAAAACATGTCTGATTAATAG GTTTTGCAAGGATGCATTTGACAAGAACTACAAGGCGACCATTGGTGTTGACTTTGAGATGGAGCGGTTTGAAGTGTTGGGGGTGCCTTTCAGCTTACAGTT GTGGGACACTGCAGGGCAGGAGAGGTTCAAGTGTATTGCTTCCACATACTACAGGGGAGCTCAGA CTATTGTTATTGTGTTCGATGTAAATGATGTGGCATCTTTGGGCCATGCAAG GCAGTGGCTTGACGATGCCTTGAAGGAGAATGATCCTACCAATGTGCAGCTTTTCCTGGTGGGCACAAAGAAAGACCTAAGT TCTCCTGCTCAGTACTCTCAGATTGAACAGGATGCCATCGAACTGGCTGAGGAAATCAAAGCAGAATATTGGGCCTTGTCATCATTGACTG GGGAAAATGTGAGGGAGTTTTTCTTCCGTATTGCATCTTTGGCATTTGAGGCCAACGTTCTGGCAGAGCTAGAGAAGAGTGGATCAAGGCACATTGGGGACGTTATCA AAATTAACAGTAATTCAAACAACGTGTATGCAACATCAAAGAAGAAACAGTCAAACTGTTGTCAATGA